CGGCTGCGGAATCGGATCGAACCGTCCGCTTAGCGCGCGTCTTCGCCAGTGCTGTCGAGATGATTGGAGATGAAGAGAAGGCGGTGGAATGGCTTCGCACGCCGAATCGCGCCTTGGGTGGCGACCGGCCATTGGACCAACTGGATACTGACCTGGGAGCCCGAGCGGTCGAGGATGTCCTTGGCCGTATTGCGTACGGCGTGTATAGCTGATGCGGTGCTGGAGAATATGCCGCCAGCGATACGCCGCCGACGCCGCAAACGGGGAAGGTGCACGTCTCTACGGCGGACGCTGGAACAGCCGTGGCGTACGCGTGGTATATGCCTCGAGCTCACTTGCGCTTGCTGCGGTCGAAATCTTCGTTAATCTTGAACCGAACCTGAGGCCAGGCGATTTGGTATTTATCGAAGGCGAAATCCCGGATGCGCTCAGGATTGAGCGGCTTGAGCTCGACGCACTGCCAAGAGTCTGGTATCGCTCGAGAGACGAATCGCTGCGCCGCTTTGGTGACGATTGGATCCGGACCGGAAACAGCGTGGGACTCCTTGTCCCTTCCGCAGCCATTCGAGGGGATTGGAATATTTTGCTGAATCCTGCTCATTCTGACTTTCCGAAGGTCACCTTTCACACTCCGCAGCCGTTTGAGTTTGATACACGAATGTTCCGTTGAACTGCCAGACCGCGCCGACGAGCCCATCACTTCTGGATCAGTGTGACTTTGTGGTCGCCGACCTGGGTCTGATTCACGCGATACGGCATCTGAAAAGTGCTGTCGAGTCCCAGGTCCGGATATTTGGGGCGCACGAACTTGTCCACGAAGTATTCCAGCGCCGAACGCGGAACTTGGACTCCGTTGATCGCGACCGAGTCGATATGAACTTGCCCGGTGCCTTCGGATCCTGATGCGTGGGCAGAGACCTGCACCTGATTGGTGCCGCGGAACAACGACATCAGCGGATTAGAACGGTAGCGGCCGGCGGTAACCTGATCGAAATCGACCAGAGCGTCGGCGTGGACGATACCAGGTGAGCCTGTGAACTGTAGCCTCTGAATGCCGGCGGGCAGCTGCACATCCCGAGATGCGAGATAAGTGTTCACTTCCCGTTCGCTCAGAACCGTAGGACTGGGATCGGGAGGTTGTCGCTGAGCATTCTCCTGGATGTGCTGGAACTTGTGCCTGGCACTCTCCAGCGCGGCGTTGTACATCGCTTGCGTGCCGGATGGAGGCGGTGACTGCGCCGGCAAGAAAGCGGAAGGGAGCAGAAGGGCAAGCATGAAGGCAGATACGAGTCCGGCAGCGGGCTGCAAGCCGGCCATATGCGGACTTGGATTCTTGCTTGTACGTGGTGGCTGGCCTGGTTGCACCGCGATTACCTGAGCGACGCTTCACCGACGAGAGTCACCTTAGGCTTTTCCAAGGTGCCGCCGAGGGAAATCTGATGTCCGCCATCGCGCACCAGATTCAAGCCCAATTCACGTCCGAGAGAAGCTGTGCCGCTTACCTGATAGATGCCGCCAGGGGCTTCTAATTTGCCTTCGGCCAGCTTGAGCACTCCCCGGTTCAATTCGGCAGAAGCAGTGAAATGTCGCACCAGGAGCGGCTTGCCATCGCCATTGAGGAACACACGCGGCAGTAGTCCATCCCGCCAGTCAAACTTGGCGGTGCCGGTAGCGGATTCAAGAAGTTGATCACTGTCCCAACCGCTGGCGCTGCCCTGATAACTGGCGGTCATCTGTCCGCTGGCCCAGGCGTCCTTCATGAGGGCCGCGACTTGGGCCATGGACACACGCAGCAGAGAGCCCTGGGAGTGATAAACCGGTACTTCGCCGGAGAAATTCGCCGAGATGTCGGTCAGAAAGGCACCACCCAGAGCTTCGCCGCGCAGGTTGCTGATCAGCAATTTGTCGGGGCGGATTTCGACATCGGCGATGGCGTGGCTGGCGAGCACAGTCTTGAGCGTCAGCTTTCCGACACTTACCCGTCCCTTGGCGTATAAAGTCGACCAAGGAGAGGGCTGAGAGCGGCCTTGAGGAAGAATGGCGTACCAGGGGCGCTTCCGGAATTTGGGGTTCACCAGAAGATTCAACTCATCGACAGCGACCTGGTCAGTTTTGAGATCGAAGGTCACGGCGCAATCGGGCGAGGGCTTGCAAGCAGTGGGGACCTGCAGGGTTCCGGTGATGGTGCCGTGGAGAGTGACGGTGTTGGCCGAGAGTCCGTCGATGGACATTTTGCCGTCTGCCGCGACCAGATTGGCGGAAGCGATGTGTAGAGGAGCATTTAGGCCCTCCCAGATAACGGTCGCGGCGCGCAGTTGTGCTTTTCCGGAGAATGAAGGCAGCTTAAAGCCGGACCATTCGCCCGCGAGGTGGGCATCCAATTTTGCGACTTGACCTTGCGCCTCGAAATTTCCTAATCCCAGGACTCGCGCAGCTTGCAGTAAGTTCTCTGCCTGCGCATCCCCCTGAATGTGGACGTCATAATCGGATCGGGATACCGACGCTTCGACGGCTACAGGTGCAGCTCCACCCAGAGGTACTGAGAAGGGTTGGAGCAGCAAGAGCATTTTGTCGGGAAGCAGGCCAGCGGAAATTTTCGGTGCTATCGGCGTTGTTTTCGTTCTCACACGCTTGATGGGCACTGCTTCGTAATTTTCTGTTCCTGGGCCGGCGAGCGTGAAGCTGGCTGGCTTCAGCGTAAGCGAAGAGGTCAGGACGCGCGAGCGCAGCTCGATGGCGCTGGTGCTGCCGTTTCCCGCCCAGAGCTTGTCGCCGCCAACCAGCGGGGTGCGCAAGGTGGCCATGGCATCCAGCTTCCCGGTGGCGGTCAGGTCATCGGGCATGCCCTGTTTCGCATGGCGTGCCAGATCAGCGAGGAATTGCGCGGGAAGGTTGTCGGCGGTGAAGCTGAGGTCATAGATGCGCTTTTCGGGCTGGCCAACAATGTTTCCTGAGGCCCGGAGGAATCCGCCGGCGGCGGGCGCTTCGCAAGAGAGATCGCGCCACTCATGACCGTGGATGCCAAATCTTCCGCTGCAACGCACAGCGAGCCGAAGGCTGCCGGTGCTGGCAATGTCGTAGCGGCGGAAGTCGCTGAGCGAGGCATCGGTGGCGAAACGCAAGTCCTGGGGAGTGCCTTTAAGGTCGGCGGAGACGCCGACGGTTCCGCGCCAGCCGCGGTCGCGGCCATAAGCAAGGTAAGTGAGCTGGCCAAGCTGGCCTCGCTCCCAAGAAAAGTGCAGGACCATGGGCATCTCTGCGAGGGAGGCGGCTCGCTGCAGAGTACCACTGAGTTTGACCGTGCCGGTATCACCGAGGTTGGCATCGGTGCGTATGGGTCTGGCCTCCAGGCGCATTCGCCACACATCCTCCGAGGCCAGCCACACGGCGAAATCCGTGTCGGCCAGAGCATAGACCTTCTTTTCCTGCCCGATCTTGAGATTCACGCGGCCGTTCAGGAATTCGACATAGGGGAAGCGGATGCGCGATTCTGGCCTGGGCTTTGCGGTGGGGGCGGCAGGGGTCTGACGAGCGCGCTCCAAAAGCGACTCGATGTTCCAGCGGCCATTAGCGCCGCGGACGAGATTGAAGCTGGGGTAGCGCAGGCTCAAGCTGGCGATCTCCAGACGTCCGCGCCAAAGCGAGGTCCAGCGCAGAGAGACGGACACTTCGTCGGCGCGAAGAATGGGTTCGGCGCTGATGCCGGGATCATCCGACACGATCAAACCATCCAGTTTCAGTCCCGGTGGAAGAAGGCTGAGATGAACGCCACGAACGCTGACGTCGCGCCCTAAGGCCTGACTCAAAGAGCGACCGACCATTGCCCGATAGCGGGTGAAATTAATCGCCGGCACCAGGAAGAGGGCCACGGCCAGGAAGAGTGCAATGGCAACGAAGAAGCGTTTTTGAGATTGCGTCAACATCAACGCACGAGATGAAACATCCGCCGCCAGCGGGTTTCATCGAAGAAGTGGAAGATAACTTTGCCAATGAATGCCAGCCGGTCCTCAAAGCTGGTCTTTAAGTATTGTCCCGCGGGAGTTTCGAAAGACCAATAGATGAACATGGGACGTCCCACGATGTTCTCTTGCGGAATGAAGCCCCAGTAACGGCTGTCATAGCTCACATCGCGATTGTCGCCCATTGCGAAGTATCGCTCCGGCGGAACCACGAGCTCACCATCCTTGGTATAAGAGCTCACGGAGAGGCGCCACTCGGGAGTGATCATACCCTCAGGCGCCACAACGTTGGGGAAGTTGTCGCGATAGGGATTGTAACTGCCGTTGTGGATGACGTAAGGTTCATCCAGTTGTTGGCCATTGCGAAAGACTGCCCCATCCCGCAGGCGGATGTGATCTCCGGGAATGCCGATGATCCGCTTTACGACGTAAAGACCAGGCTCAGCGGGGGAGAGAAATACCACAATGTCTCCGTGCCGCGGCTCGCGGTAGCGAATGACGGGTCCAACCCAATTCGTTTTGGGAGCCAGGGTCACGCGGTCGACAAATACATGATCCCCGATCAACAGAGTGTTTTCCATGGAGCTGGAAGGAATCTCGAAGGCCTGCAGGTTGAAGGTAATAATAAAGAGGCCTACGACCAGGACGAGGGCCATGGAAGCGATGAATTCCATGGGGGTCTCGCTCTTTTTTTCCGGTTTTCCGGGGGTATCAGCAGCGTTGTTCTTGCGGTTCTTGCCGACCAAGTCTGTTCCTGTCAATGCTTTGCCAATCACTTCACGCGCCGGAAGGTACGGTCCCAGCGGGTTTCCTTGAAAATATGGCTCATGCCGTAGAGGAAACGAGTTAGTTTAACACCCTCGCTATCGGCATAGTCGGGAATGGCGCTGTCCTTGTTCATCGACCAGTAGATGAACAAGGGACGTCCGACGATGTTTTCCGCGGGAACAAACCCCCAGTAGCGGCTATCCAGGCTTTCGTCGCGGTTGTCGCCCAGCGCGAAGTAGTGTTCGCTGGGCACGATCAGTTCGCCGCGTTCGACAAGCTTCCGCATCTGCGCCCACCACTTAGGATCAATCGCTGCAGGATATTGAGGATTCGGAAAATCGTCGCGAAAGGGGTCGCGGGAAGCTGACTTGTAAACCACGTAGCCCTTTTCATCGATGGGGTGGCCATTGACGAAGACCTGTTTGTTGGTAATTCGCACGCGATCGCCGGGCAAACCGACCACTCGCTTCACGAAGTGCTGCTGTGG
This genomic interval from Terriglobales bacterium contains the following:
- the lepB gene encoding signal peptidase I, which translates into the protein MSEQAERPSSAATVVAEASPTPKSKSASGDYHSGWFGVAQWLAGVVVIAVFVMTFVVQAFEIPSESMEDTLLIGDYLLVDKIDYASGGAWGHILPYTPVKHGDIIVFRYPVNPQQHFVKRVVGLPGDRVRITNKQVFVNGHPIDEKGYVVYKSASRDPFRDDFPNPQYPAAIDPKWWAQMRKLVERGELIVPSEHYFALGDNRDESLDSRYWGFVPAENIVGRPLFIYWSMNKDSAIPDYADSEGVKLTRFLYGMSHIFKETRWDRTFRRVK
- a CDS encoding AsmA family protein, translating into MLTQSQKRFFVAIALFLAVALFLVPAINFTRYRAMVGRSLSQALGRDVSVRGVHLSLLPPGLKLDGLIVSDDPGISAEPILRADEVSVSLRWTSLWRGRLEIASLSLRYPSFNLVRGANGRWNIESLLERARQTPAAPTAKPRPESRIRFPYVEFLNGRVNLKIGQEKKVYALADTDFAVWLASEDVWRMRLEARPIRTDANLGDTGTVKLSGTLQRAASLAEMPMVLHFSWERGQLGQLTYLAYGRDRGWRGTVGVSADLKGTPQDLRFATDASLSDFRRYDIASTGSLRLAVRCSGRFGIHGHEWRDLSCEAPAAGGFLRASGNIVGQPEKRIYDLSFTADNLPAQFLADLARHAKQGMPDDLTATGKLDAMATLRTPLVGGDKLWAGNGSTSAIELRSRVLTSSLTLKPASFTLAGPGTENYEAVPIKRVRTKTTPIAPKISAGLLPDKMLLLLQPFSVPLGGAAPVAVEASVSRSDYDVHIQGDAQAENLLQAARVLGLGNFEAQGQVAKLDAHLAGEWSGFKLPSFSGKAQLRAATVIWEGLNAPLHIASANLVAADGKMSIDGLSANTVTLHGTITGTLQVPTACKPSPDCAVTFDLKTDQVAVDELNLLVNPKFRKRPWYAILPQGRSQPSPWSTLYAKGRVSVGKLTLKTVLASHAIADVEIRPDKLLISNLRGEALGGAFLTDISANFSGEVPVYHSQGSLLRVSMAQVAALMKDAWASGQMTASYQGSASGWDSDQLLESATGTAKFDWRDGLLPRVFLNGDGKPLLVRHFTASAELNRGVLKLAEGKLEAPGGIYQVSGTASLGRELGLNLVRDGGHQISLGGTLEKPKVTLVGEASLR
- the lepB gene encoding signal peptidase I, whose translation is MVGKNRKNNAADTPGKPEKKSETPMEFIASMALVLVVGLFIITFNLQAFEIPSSSMENTLLIGDHVFVDRVTLAPKTNWVGPVIRYREPRHGDIVVFLSPAEPGLYVVKRIIGIPGDHIRLRDGAVFRNGQQLDEPYVIHNGSYNPYRDNFPNVVAPEGMITPEWRLSVSSYTKDGELVVPPERYFAMGDNRDVSYDSRYWGFIPQENIVGRPMFIYWSFETPAGQYLKTSFEDRLAFIGKVIFHFFDETRWRRMFHLVR